A region of Myxococcus stipitatus DSM 14675 DNA encodes the following proteins:
- a CDS encoding efflux RND transporter periplasmic adaptor subunit, producing MDIPKPKKPRRKPWLLAIGGALALILVTVGLGRLKPAAPSVDRASVWLDTVKRGPMVRQVKGAGTLVPEYIRWLTADTAGRVERIHVRPGAQVKADTLLMELSNPDVQLQMLEAERQLASAEADLIQMRMTLETQRLAQEAAVATLTTDSSDAERRAQANTTLLEKAFIADMEAKQAGDRAGELTRRLELERKKLNVVTTSMRDQMAAQQGQVDRLKAVARFRRTQVESMKVLAGEDGVLQELPLELGQWVTPGVLLAKVVKPERLKAELRIAETQARDIQPGQKALVDTRNGVVEGTVARVAPAASQGTVRVEVSLPAELPKGARPDLTVEGTVELERLANVLSVGRPAGAQPNGTMALFRLIPGGEEAVRVPVQLGRGSVNAVEVLQGLAEGDQVVLSDMAAWDAVERVRLR from the coding sequence GTGGACATTCCCAAGCCCAAGAAGCCGCGCCGCAAGCCCTGGTTGCTCGCCATTGGTGGTGCACTCGCACTGATTCTCGTCACGGTGGGACTGGGCCGGCTGAAGCCGGCGGCGCCGTCGGTGGACCGGGCCTCGGTGTGGTTGGACACGGTGAAGCGGGGCCCCATGGTGCGCCAGGTGAAGGGCGCGGGGACGTTGGTGCCCGAGTACATCCGCTGGCTGACGGCGGACACGGCGGGCCGGGTGGAGCGCATCCACGTGCGCCCCGGCGCGCAGGTGAAGGCCGACACGTTGCTCATGGAGCTGTCCAACCCGGACGTGCAGCTCCAGATGCTGGAGGCGGAGCGGCAGCTGGCCAGCGCGGAGGCGGACCTCATCCAGATGCGCATGACGCTGGAGACGCAGCGGCTGGCGCAGGAGGCCGCGGTGGCCACGCTCACCACGGACTCCTCCGACGCGGAGCGCCGCGCGCAGGCGAACACCACGCTCTTGGAGAAGGCGTTCATCGCGGACATGGAGGCGAAGCAGGCGGGCGACAGGGCGGGCGAGCTGACGCGGCGGCTGGAGCTGGAGCGCAAGAAGCTGAATGTCGTGACGACCAGCATGCGCGACCAGATGGCGGCGCAGCAGGGACAGGTCGACCGATTGAAAGCGGTGGCCCGGTTCCGACGTACGCAGGTGGAGTCGATGAAGGTGCTCGCGGGTGAGGACGGCGTGCTGCAGGAGCTTCCGTTGGAGCTGGGCCAGTGGGTGACGCCCGGCGTGCTGCTGGCGAAGGTGGTCAAGCCCGAGCGGCTGAAGGCGGAGCTGCGCATCGCGGAGACGCAGGCGCGCGACATCCAGCCGGGACAGAAGGCGCTCGTGGACACGCGCAACGGGGTGGTGGAGGGCACGGTCGCCCGCGTGGCGCCCGCGGCCAGCCAGGGCACGGTGCGGGTGGAGGTGTCGCTGCCGGCGGAGCTGCCCAAGGGCGCGCGGCCGGACCTCACGGTGGAGGGCACCGTGGAGTTGGAGCGGCTGGCCAACGTGCTGTCGGTGGGCCGCCCGGCGGGGGCTCAGCCCAACGGGACGATGGCGCTGTTCCGGCTGATTCCCGGGGGTGAGGAGGCGGTGCGGGTGCCGGTGCAGCTGGGCCGGGGCTCGGTGAATGCCGTCGAGGTTCTTCAGGGCCTGGCGGAGGGTGACCAGGTGGTGCTTTCGGACATGGCCGCGTGGGACGCGGTCGAGCGGGTGAGGCTGCGATGA
- a CDS encoding class I adenylate-forming enzyme family protein, producing the protein MTSSLLEAFLDHAHRAPGRPLLTFEREPVSYGELAEHVTAFAKGLRQRGLQPGERVALFLENSPRFIIAYLGVQAAGGVVVLVNTAYRQVELAHILSDAEVHTCVTGTAGIAELIPLRDQLPSLQWLVAAEPPAAATPASLPVVSFDTLLVEGASAPIALSLPRPEDLAVLGYTSGTTGRSKGAMLQHRNLLANVKAVTEAWRWTAEDRLLLALPLFHTHGLMVGLHGTLYTGGSLELHRRFVATDALATLRDDASLTMFFGVPTMYGRLLEESRRTGVKPRALRLWVSGSAPLSPQLFHDIEHDFGARILERYGMTETVMNTTNPFEGERRPGTVGFPFPRQEARVVDVRTRKPLPLGETGEIEVRGPHVFAGYWRRPDATAESFDAEGWFRTGDLGEVDADGYLRITGRARELIISGGFNVYPREVEEVLATHPGVAEVAVLGLPDADYGEQVVAVVVPPPGVHAPEAQALVEWCRDRLASFKKPRRVVFMDSLPRNALGKVQKHLLRARLR; encoded by the coding sequence ATGACTTCGTCCCTCCTCGAAGCCTTCCTGGACCACGCCCACCGTGCGCCGGGGCGGCCGCTGCTCACCTTCGAGCGTGAGCCGGTCTCCTACGGCGAGCTGGCCGAGCACGTCACGGCCTTCGCGAAGGGGCTGCGGCAGCGCGGCCTGCAGCCCGGAGAGCGCGTGGCGCTGTTCCTGGAGAACAGCCCGCGCTTCATCATCGCGTACCTCGGCGTGCAGGCCGCGGGGGGCGTGGTGGTGCTGGTGAACACGGCGTACCGCCAGGTGGAGCTGGCGCACATCCTGTCGGACGCGGAGGTGCACACCTGCGTCACGGGCACCGCGGGCATCGCGGAGCTCATCCCCCTGAGGGACCAGCTCCCCTCGCTCCAGTGGCTCGTCGCGGCGGAGCCTCCCGCGGCGGCGACTCCGGCGTCGCTGCCCGTCGTCTCCTTCGACACGCTGCTCGTCGAGGGCGCCTCCGCCCCCATCGCCCTGAGCCTGCCCCGCCCGGAGGACCTGGCGGTGCTGGGCTACACGTCCGGAACGACGGGCCGCTCCAAGGGCGCCATGCTGCAGCACAGGAACCTCCTGGCCAACGTGAAGGCCGTGACGGAGGCGTGGCGGTGGACGGCGGAGGACCGGCTGCTGTTGGCCCTGCCCCTGTTCCACACGCACGGGCTGATGGTGGGCCTGCACGGCACGCTCTACACGGGCGGAAGCCTGGAGCTGCACCGGCGCTTCGTCGCCACGGACGCGCTGGCCACGCTGCGCGACGACGCGTCGCTGACGATGTTCTTCGGCGTGCCCACCATGTACGGGCGGCTCCTGGAGGAGTCCCGGCGCACGGGCGTGAAGCCTCGCGCGCTGCGGCTGTGGGTGTCCGGCTCCGCGCCGCTGAGCCCCCAGCTCTTCCACGACATCGAGCACGACTTCGGCGCGCGCATCCTGGAGCGCTACGGGATGACGGAGACGGTGATGAACACCACCAACCCGTTCGAGGGCGAGCGCCGCCCGGGCACGGTGGGCTTCCCCTTCCCCCGCCAGGAGGCGCGCGTGGTGGACGTGCGCACGCGCAAGCCGCTGCCCCTGGGCGAGACGGGCGAAATCGAGGTGCGCGGCCCCCACGTCTTCGCCGGCTACTGGCGCCGCCCGGACGCCACCGCCGAGTCGTTCGACGCGGAGGGCTGGTTCCGCACCGGGGACTTGGGCGAGGTGGACGCGGACGGCTACCTGCGCATCACCGGCCGCGCGCGCGAGCTCATCATCAGCGGCGGCTTCAACGTGTACCCCCGCGAGGTGGAGGAGGTGCTGGCCACGCACCCCGGCGTCGCGGAGGTGGCCGTGCTGGGCCTGCCGGACGCGGACTACGGGGAGCAGGTGGTCGCCGTGGTGGTGCCCCCGCCGGGAGTCCACGCGCCGGAGGCCCAGGCCCTGGTGGAGTGGTGCCGGGACAGGCTGGCCAGCTTCAAGAAGCCGCGCCGCGTCGTCTTCATGGACTCACTGCCGCGCAAC